One Myxococcaceae bacterium JPH2 genomic window, CGCGGAGGGCCTGCCCCGCACCTACTGGGTGCTGTGGACAGGCACCCTCGTCAACCGGCTGGGTTCCTTCGTCATCCCCTTCCTCGCGCTGTACCTCACGCGCGAGCGCGGCTTCACGCCCGAGCAGGCGGGGCTCATCGTCTCGCTCAACGGGCTCGGCGCCATGTTCGCGGCGCCCCTGGGCGGCACGCTCGCGGACCGGCTGGGTCGCCGCATCACCCTCGCGGGCGGCTTGTGGGCGGGCGCCTGCGCCATGCTGCTGCTGGGCTTCTCCCGTCACCCCGCGCAGATCGCCGCGGCGGCCTTCCTGCTGGGGCTCTTGGGCGAGCTGTATCGCCCCGCCGTGTCCGCCACCGTCGCGGACGTGGTGCCGCCCGCGGACCGGCCGCGCGCATATGGCCTGCTCTACTGGGTGGTGAACGTGGGCTACGCGCTCGCCATCCCCATGGCCGGCCTCATGGCGGGCCAGAGCTACCAGCGCCTCTTCGTCATCGACGCCATCACCACGTCGCTCTACGGCGTCATCATCTGGGTCATGGTGCCGGAGACGCGGCCCCAGCAGGCGCGCGAGCAGGCCCGCCACGCCCACGGCTCGCCGCTGGCCGCCATGCTGCGCCCCTTCCGAGACCCGGTGTACGCGGCCTTCTGTCTGCCCATCTTCGTCACCGCGCTGCTCTTCCATCAGAACCAGATGGCGCTGCCGCTGGACCTCGCCGCCAAGGGGCTCACGCCCGCGCAGTACGGGACGGTGCTCGCCGTCAACGGCGTGCTCATCGTCACGCTCCAGCCCTTCGTGGGACGCGTCCAGCGCGGCCACCGCCGCTCCGTGCTCCTGGCCATCGCGTGCGCGCTGACGGGCCTGGGCTTCGGCCTGCATGCGCTGTCCACCAACGTGCCGCTGGCGATGATGGCCGTGGCCGTGTGGACGCTGGGCGAGATGGCCCAGTCCCCCGTGGCCGCCACCGTCGTCGCGGACCTGGCGCCGCCCGAGATTCGCGGCAGCTACCAGGGCGCCTACCACATGATGTGGGGGCTGGCCTCGTGCGTGGCGCCCGCGCTGGGCGGGTGGACGCTGGGCCGCTACGGCTCGGGCACGCTGTGGCTCATGTGCCTGACGCTCGGCCTGGGCGCGGCGGGCTGGCACCTGGCCATCGCGGGGGCCCGGGGGCGGCGCCTGCGAGGCGAGCACGCCGAACCGCGCCTGCAACTGGACTGAGCGCGGAACTGCGTCAGCGTCCGATGATGGCCTCGGGGCGAGTGAGTCCCCGGGCCCGCCCCACCGGCTGGAGGATGTCCGGGGGCGGCGCGTCGGCGGTGAGCAGCAGCGCGCGCACGGCGGTCTCCACCACGTCCTCGGCGCCCGGGCGCACCATGCCCAGGCGCGCGGCCTCCACGCGCCGGCCGCGGTACACGTCGAAGCGCTCCTTCACGCGCTTGGCCAGGTCCGCAATGGCCTTGTCGCCCACCTCCACGCGCAGCTCCAGCTCGCTGCGCAGCTGCACGGGGTCCGCCAGCACGCCATAGCGGTCATAGCCCTTGTGCGCCGTGTCCTCGTTCACCACCGCGTAGTCCTGCGTGTTGGGCGCGGGCGCCTGGGGCGTGAGCAAATCGCGCATCACCGCCGTCACGGTGGCGGTGACGGTGAGCCGGTGCAGCTGCACGTCGTAGACGAAGTCTGAGTACATGGGCTCCTCCACCGTGACGGGCTCGCGGAACACCGTGTCGCGGTGGCGCTGCACCTCGGAGCGCTGCTGCTCCGACTTGTCCAGCGCGGCCTGGAGC contains:
- a CDS encoding MFS transporter, with amino-acid sequence MKLHTAALRAMSAEGLPRTYWVLWTGTLVNRLGSFVIPFLALYLTRERGFTPEQAGLIVSLNGLGAMFAAPLGGTLADRLGRRITLAGGLWAGACAMLLLGFSRHPAQIAAAAFLLGLLGELYRPAVSATVADVVPPADRPRAYGLLYWVVNVGYALAIPMAGLMAGQSYQRLFVIDAITTSLYGVIIWVMVPETRPQQAREQARHAHGSPLAAMLRPFRDPVYAAFCLPIFVTALLFHQNQMALPLDLAAKGLTPAQYGTVLAVNGVLIVTLQPFVGRVQRGHRRSVLLAIACALTGLGFGLHALSTNVPLAMMAVAVWTLGEMAQSPVAATVVADLAPPEIRGSYQGAYHMMWGLASCVAPALGGWTLGRYGSGTLWLMCLTLGLGAAGWHLAIAGARGRRLRGEHAEPRLQLD